A window of Elgaria multicarinata webbii isolate HBS135686 ecotype San Diego chromosome 2, rElgMul1.1.pri, whole genome shotgun sequence contains these coding sequences:
- the LOC134392561 gene encoding B-lymphocyte antigen CD20-like — protein sequence MATTVTDCGNVRIITQVIQQTSPQAEATAANVPGSPSMTSQLTPAQIKHFNNTLSKALGVVEIVLGAMQISFGLALTPAQEKFKSITVISGVYFWIGILLLFSGSLLVEMEKRELRWLVKACFFANFVVLIAALVAVILHATDILEDRKESPCTEDTPTYYCNNNDQKLSYGLNSVFIIFSLLEVSIAVTAMVITFKTTRQQLYQQMRW from the exons ATGGCCACCACTGTGACAGACTGTGGAAATGTAAGGATCATCACACAAGTCATCCAGCAGACCAGCCCACAGGCAGAGGCGACTGCAGCCAATGTACCTGGGTCTCCTTCCATGACTTCACAGCTCACGCCAGCCCAGATCAAACACTTCAATAATACACTGTCAAAGGCACTTGGG GTTGTAGAGATTGTTTTGGGAGCAATGCAGATCAGCTTTGGCTTGGCTTTAACACCAGCACAAGAAAAATTTAAGAGCATCACCGTGATAAGTGGAGTCTACTTCTGGATTGGGATCTTG CTCCTGTTCTCTGGCTCATTGTTAGTGGAAATGGAGAAAAGAGAACTTCGGTGGCT GGTGAAAGCCTGCTTTTTTGCCAACTTCGTGGTCCTTATAGCTGCATTGGTTGCAGTAATCCTCCATGCTACTGATATTCTAGAGGATAGAAAAGAAAGTCCTTGTACAGAAGACACTCCTACATATTATTGCAACAATAATGATCAG AAACTGTCATATGGCCTGAATTCCGTGTTTATCATCTTTTCGCTCCTCGAGGTGTCCATAGCGGTCACTGCCATGGTGATTACATTCAAGACTACAAGACAGCAGCTTTATCAGCAGATG agatgGTAA
- the LOC134393661 gene encoding olfactory receptor 9G4-like: MEREGNGTLLTDFVLVGFTTDPVLRIIVFVLFLISYTITLTGNLGLMTLIYLESCLHTPMYFFVGSLSFLDVWYSTVYTPRILADCMFKNNSMSLASCAAQFFFSAGLTYSECFLLAVMAYDRYVAICNPLLYATAMPRKLCIQLVTGSYIAGFASAIAHTGNTFRLHFCGNNVINHYFCDVPPLVKMACDDIQVYELILTTVIGCSILATTAVILGSYMGIVAAIIRIRSAAGRRKAFSTCSAHIISVSLFYGSLLFTYSRPISQHTPKWDKATAVLYTVLNPLINPLVYSLRNQDVKSAFKKVLGRFIRPK, encoded by the coding sequence ATGGAAAGAGAAGGCAACGGCACTCTACTTACTGATTTTGTCTTGGTGGGGTTCACAACAGATCCAGTCCTGAGAATAATTGTCTTTGTCCTGTTCCTGATCTCATACACTATAACACTGACTGGAAACCTGGGTCTCATGACTCTGATCTATCTTGAGTCCTGCCTGCACACCCCCATGTACTTCTTTGTGGGCAGCCTTTCCTTCCTGGATGTCTGGTACTCTACGGTCTACACTCCCCGGATCCTGGCTGACTGCATGTTCAAGAACAACTCCATGTCCCTCGCTAGCTGTGCGGCCCAGTTCTTCTTTTCTGCCGGCTTGACCTACAGCGAATGCTTCCTGCTGGCAGTCATGGCATATGACCGCTATGTGGCCATCTGCAACCCACTCCTCTATGCCACTGCCATGCCCAGGAAGCTCTGCATCCAGCTGGTCACTGGGTCTTACATAGCAGGGTTTGCCAGTGCCATTGCGCACACAGGTAACACCTTCCGCCTACACTTCTGCGGGAACAATGTTATCAACCACTACTTTTGCGATGTACCACCACTCGTGAAGATGGCCTGTGATGATATCCAAGTCTATGAACTCATCCTTACCACTGTCATTGGTTGCAGTATCTTGGCTACTACAGCTGTCATCCTTGGCTCCTACATGGGTATCGTGGCAGCCATCATACGCATCCGCTCAGCCGCAGGGCGCCGTAAGGCCTTCTCCACTTGCTCTGCCCACATCATTTCTGTCTCCCTCTTCTATGGCTCCCTTCTCTTCACGTATTCCCGGCCCATCTCCCAGCACACTCCGAAGTGGGACAAGGCAACTGCTGTGCTCTACACGGTCCTCAACCCTCTCATCAACCCCTTGGTTTACAGTTTGCGCAACCAAGATGTGAAGTCAGCCTTCAAGAAAGTCCTGGGGAGATTCATACGACCCAAATGA